One Hermetia illucens chromosome 4, iHerIll2.2.curated.20191125, whole genome shotgun sequence DNA segment encodes these proteins:
- the LOC119656164 gene encoding uncharacterized protein LOC119656164 isoform X1 yields MDLDGAKENIMPLACGRNVRYLQTALSAENDHELMAELQKQRQDFEKAIHEYEGDDPLELWFNYIQWIEQSYPSGGKENGLFEVLQQCLGKFECDEKYFQDRRMIKLWIKYLDNQKDPQEFYQTLYNQGIGTMVADLYICWAYYYDLCGNFAKADEIFRKGVDARAQPFDELEQAHKHFGFTMSQRLLYKDEESNLQFMSSLQERRHALTSLRTHKKNVGSIRTGAAVKSFNPGKVELASKTPVQRSNVAIKVFDDQNHDPNAVEPSTSAPPTEEHPMSQSLVRSIIDSTRKQENIREPGPWSKARLNKKRSVCLLGSGSHHEPGFEILEDDNAEYRAPLPKGDVNFSKGIQLPPDFVRQNVPLPKWEVPPTLDTDGVRANIYPCYEKTQLYPKENEVYCPEEYRGWCWFKKRGISNQFTQKHDHIWTPNLDYGFHLYPNFCKKNLEQTEFSTKRFVQDEDISANHNFTFAFKEVYPDDSTEEFSFEEILWKKVREGKRKLQLNTDETILMAEDLDETQCVAGAAPRDRRSLFPSRRSVLPKMMAPIVEAPVQPRRSVITVNPQGSPPLDDQPVSLQQRAAEASVSNIAQDKAEAQIRQGLVGESGFPSVLRKISSFSSGEDTEKEDKLKQKATAPQILARVGSLENDCGPRDEVLPKALPSATKMSNFEDDFDDGDVFKAPQSFPRPAKQRVSIHPVQDEEDEEKATDAFVVNETCSTQTFNFFIKSQSVSTPKHLRKSQGACLQEQELPAPRTLMSPPTPPTENENQLNMTPANTLFPPKQLSIIMELTETNTVSSGTKSTAETHDFDSESSKSNYTTKPSSLEQYPMLDPILEVSAAQKSREAGRQSPQVNRDVMKMTDEEAMPALMMSMKVFEDKTETVPKMLLTKLGSNPPPSTNDDDYATLFTTTPTKASQFLADKVNPSAVNESMTFSKLSEITLPRLESGKIVSKFVPAKESVQQGWHEASLKKDGMNVDDCGLANDSITFSKLKDLTNPGGLMDKGKKQVEPSEQRQKVFGDGSFDDKSLLEAFETSLGSKHLRNFNPSAAKFETSDIKLEFKEPAMPNVPSENLTMSTMNLIGAKNSSISEVPFFPSTSQIQESSVHIKQEPFEAVSGGKIVNFRSSSTSSQASLVPQTPQTHEASAHGERGLGDSICAGKSNSHHGSSSSVQERSILSRFAEISRRQSEKVDESLNIDSSLHASNIGHFQEQMGVVSMKNQSVVWFHGQDSNSRPSAIVKQETGATGIFSELKTKPTDLGRSIYVKRTPETRKVHCQDWSYDEEISEDNHFVHANVDLDQTRILITDKINQNVNPFDRELIKAFLDNIEISSFIEKLPTCTMVNRVRPLQKGSSVTVANVNFDVLKTVGEGSYGSIFCAKERSTGNLFAIKQEKPANLWEYYICLELKSRINNDKMMRGFMDVEYALIGNNASLLFTEFSKYGSLIDVCYKVHAATGKNIDEFVVMVLASQLLLIMDHLHASKIIHADIKPDNFLLMSKLAHPSDTPSVQLIDFGVSIDLLSFLPKQTFNYVTRTEGFTCIEMLENRPWTYQPDLFGLAGTIHVLLFGKYMDVEKRHTGWNIKTHMPRYLNRSLWNSIFTTLLNIRDCDSMPNLQQLRVMLGEEIVENEKHVQDKIREFNLAIER; encoded by the exons ATGGATTTAGACGGAGCCAAGGAGAATATAATGCCATTGGCTTGCGGGCGCAATGTGCGATATCTGCAGACGGCATTGAGTGCCGAAAACGATCATGAACTGATGGCGgaattacaaaaacaaagacAAGATTTCGAAAAAGCAATTCACGAATATGAGGGTGACGATCCTTTAGAGTTGTGGTTCAATTATATTCAATGGATTGAACAAAGCTATCCGAGTGGCGGAAAGGAGAATGGCTTGTTCGAAGTGCTTCAGCAATGTCTTGGCAAATTTGAATGCGACGAGAAGTATTTTCAGGATCGCAGGATGATCAAGCTCTGGATCAAATAT CTCGACAACCAAAAGGATCCTCAGGAATTCTACCAAACGCTATACAACCAAGGCATCGGGACCATGGTCGCTGATCTTTACATTTGTTGGGCTTATTATTATGATCTGTGCGGGAACTTTGCCAAGGCCGATGAGATATTTCGCAAGGGAGTGGATGCAAGAGCTCAACCGTTCGATGAGTTGGAACAGGCACATAAACATTTTGGTTTCACGATGTCGCAACGGCTCTTGTACAAGGACGAGGAGTCGAATTTGCAATTTATGTCGTCCTTGCAGGAGAGAAGACATGCATTGACATCTTTGAGGACACATAAAAAGAATGTGGGCAGCATTAGGACGGGAGCGGCGGTGAAGAGCTTCAATCCGGGCAAAGTTGAG CTTGCTTCGAAAACTCCAGTTCAGCGAAGCAATGTGGCCATCAAAGTGTTCGATGATCAAAATCACGATCCGAATGCCGTTGAACCATCTACATCTGCTCCACCAACCGAGGAACATCCAATGTCCCAGTCACTTGTACGGAGTATTATTGATAGCACACGTAAGCAAGAGAATATTCGCGAACCGGGGCCCTGGTCCAAAGCTCGATTGAATAAGAAACGTTCTGTATGCTTACTCGGCTCTGGTAGTCATCACGAACCAGGATTTGAGATATTGGAAGATGATAACGCTGAATATCGAGCCCCATTACCAAAAGGCGatgttaatttttcaaaaggtATCCAATTGCCACCTGACTTTGTGCGTCAAAATGTACCACTCCCGAAGTGGGAAGTGCCCCCGACTCTCGATACGGATGGAGTGCGAGCAAATATATATCCATGTTATGAGAAAACCCAATTGTATCCCAAGGAGAATGAGGTGTATTGCCCGGAAGAGTACAggggttggtgttggtttaaaAAACGAGGAATATCCAATCAGTTTACACAAAAACACGATCATATTTGGACGCCTAACTTGGATTATGGATTTCATTTGTATCCGAACTTCTGTAAAAAGAATCTTGAACAGACGGAATTCTCCACAAAAAGATTTGTACAAGATGAGGACATTTCAGCTAATCATAATTTCACATTTGCCTTCAAAGAAGTCTATCCGGATGATAGCACCGAGGAATTTTCGTTTGAGGAAATACTTTGGAAAAAAGTTCGGGAAGGAAAAAGAAAGCTGCAATTAAATACGGATGAGACTATTCTCATGGCAGAAGATTTGGATGAAACTCAGTGCGTTGCTGGCGCGGCCCCTCGAGACCGTCGAAGTTTGTTCCCATCGAGGAGATCAGTTTTGCCAAAAATGATGGCTCCTATTGTCGAGGCTCCTGTACAGCCACGAAGAAGCGTTATAACGGTGAATCCGCAAGGAAGTCCACCACTTGATGACCAGCCGGTTTCGCTCCAGCAACGTGCAGCAGAGGCATCCGTTTCGAATATTGCCCAAGATAAAGCGGAAGCTCAGATAAGACAgggacttgttggtgaaagcgGATTTCCATCGGTGCTTCGGAAAATAAGCAGCTTCAGCAGTGGCGAAGATACCGAAAAGGAGGATAAATTGAAGCAGAAGGCAACGGCCCCGCAAATATTAGCAAGAGTTGGTAGTTTGGAAAATGATTGCGGCCCGCGTGATGAAGTTTTACCGAAGGCATTGCCTAGTGCCACCAAAATGAGTAATTTTGAAGATGATTTTGATGATGGAGATGTATTCAAGGCACCACAAAGCTTCCCGCGGCCGGCGAAACAAAGAGTTTCTATCCATCCCGTCCAAGATGAGGAGGACGAGGAGAAGGCGACGGACGCATTTGTCGTTAACGAAACTTGTTCCACGCAAACATTTAACTTTTTCATAAAATCTCAATCGGTAAGTACGCCAAAGCATTTGCGGAAGTCACAAGGTGCATGCTTGCAAGAGCAGGAGCTCCCAGCACCCAGAACATTAATGTCACCTCCAACACCACCCActgaaaatgaaaaccaattGAATATGACTCCAGCAAACACTCTTTTTCCGCCGAAACAATTGTCCATTATAATGGAATTGACTGAGACCAACACAGTGTCGTCCGGTACGAAATCAACGGCTGAAACTCATGATTTTGATTCGGAGTCATCAAAGTCGAATTACACGACGAAACCATCGAGTTTAGAGCAATATCCTATGTTGGATCCCATTCTTGAGGTGTCAGCTGCCCAGAAATCAAGGGAAGCAGGTCGACAATCGCCACAAGTGAATCGAGATGTGATGAAAATGACCGATGAAGAAGCAATGCCTGCTCTTATGATGTCTATGAAAGTTTTCGAAGATAAGACGGAGACGGTCCCGAAGATGTTGTTAACTAAACTTGGAAGTAATCCACCGCCGTCAactaatgatgatgattatgcgACTTTATTTACCACGACTCCTACAAAAGCTAGTCAGTTCTTGGCAGACAAGGTTAATCCGTCTGCGGTAAACGAATCAATGACTTTCTCTAAATTATCCGAGATAACTTTGCCAAGACTGGAATCCGGAAAgattgtttcaaaatttgttcCAGCGAAAGAATCAGTGCAACAAGGTTGGCATGAAGCAAGCTTGAAAAAGGACGGAATGAACGTAGATGATTGCGGTCTGGCAAATGATTCGATCACGTTCTCGAAGTTGAAAGATCTCACCAATCCTGGTGGCTTGATGGATAAGGGTAAAAAGCAAGTTGAACCTAGTGAACAGCGGCAGAAAGTGTTTGGAGATGGGAGTTTCGACGATAAGTCACTTCTGGAAGCTTTCGAAACTTCACTAGGATCAAAACATTTGAGAAATTTCAACCCTTCCGCGGCAAAATTTGAGACTAGCGACATTAAGCTGGAATTCAAGGAGCCTGCTATGCCCAATGTGCCATCTGAAAATCTGACTATGTCGACAATGAATCTAATTGGCGCGAAAAACTCCTCAATTTCAGAGGTTCCATTTTTTCCGAGCACATCGCAGATTCAGGAATCGTCAGTGCATATAAAACAGGAACCATTTGAAGCTGTCTCAGGTGGAAAGATTGTCAATTTTAGGAGTAGTTCGACATCGTCTCAAGCTTCTTTGGTACCGCAAACTCCTCAAACTCACGAAGCGTCTGCTCATGGTGAGAGAGGACTAGGCGACAGCATTTGCGCTGGGAAGTCTAACAGCCATCACGGTAGCTCCTCATCCGTCCAGGAACGATCAATATTGAGTCGATTTGCTGAAATCTCCCGTCGTCAATCGGAAAAAGTTGATGAATCGTTAAATATCGATTCTAGTCTACATGCATCTAACATTGGCCATTTTCAGGAACAAATGGGCGTAGTGTCAATGAAAAACCAGTCGGTTGTGTGGTTTCACGGACAAGATTCGAATTCAAGACCTAGTGCCATTGTGAAGCAAGAAACAGGGGCGACAGGCATTTTTTCCGAGTTAAAAACCAAACCTACAGATTTGGGTCGAAGTATTTATGTAAAAAGGACCCCTGAAACTAGGAAAGTTCATTGTCAGGATTGGTCGTATGATGAGGAAATATCCGAGGACAATCATTTCGTTCACGCTAACGTCGATTTAGACCAGACGAGGATTCTGATCACGgataaaatcaatcaaaatgtTAATCCATTCGATCGAGAGTTAATTAAAGCCTTTTTAGATAATATCGAAATTAGTTCGTTTATAGAAAAGTTGCCAACTTGCACGATGGTGAATAGAGTGAGACCTTTGCAAAAGGGTAGCTCGGTGACTGTGGCAAATGTTAATTTTGATGTATTAAAAACGGTGGGAGAAGGGAGCTACGGTAGCATTTTTTG TGCCAAAGAACGATCGACCGGAAATTTGTTTGCTATTAAACAGGAGAAACCAGCGAACCTTTGGGAGTACTACATTTGCttagaattgaagtcacgtatTAATAACGACAAAATG ATGCGCGGATTTATGGATGTCGAATATGCTTTGATTGGAAACAATGCCAGCTTGTTGTTCACGGAGTTTTCGAAATACGGGTCGTTGATTGATGTCTGCTATAAAGTCCACGCTGCGACTGGAAAAAACATTGACGAGTTTGTTGTGATGGTTCTTGCGAGCCAGCTGTTGCTGATTATGGATCATCTGCACGCCTCGAAGATTATTCACGCTGATATTAAGCCAGATAACTTCCTGTTAATGTCGAA
- the LOC119656164 gene encoding uncharacterized protein LOC119656164 isoform X2, whose protein sequence is MDLDGAKENIMPLACGRNVRYLQTALSAENDHELMAELQKQRQDFEKAIHEYEGDDPLELWFNYIQWIEQSYPSGGKENGLFEVLQQCLGKFECDEKYFQDRRMIKLWIKYLDNQKDPQEFYQTLYNQGIGTMVADLYICWAYYYDLCGNFAKADEIFRKGVDARAQPFDELEQAHKHFGFTMSQRLLYKDEESNLQFMSSLQERRHALTSLRTHKKNVGSIRTGAAVKSFNPGKVELASKTPVQRSNVAIKVFDDQNHDPNAVEPSTSAPPTEEHPMSQSLVRSIIDSTRKQENIREPGPWSKARLNKKRSVCLLGSGSHHEPGFEILEDDNAEYRAPLPKGDVNFSKGIQLPPDFVRQNVPLPKWEVPPTLDTDGVRANIYPCYEKTQLYPKENEVYCPEEYRGWCWFKKRGISNQFTQKHDHIWTPNLDYGFHLYPNFCKKNLEQTEFSTKRFVQDEDISANHNFTFAFKEVYPDDSTEEFSFEEILWKKVREGKRKLQLNTDETILMAEDLDETQCVAGAAPRDRRSLFPSRRSVLPKMMAPIVEAPVQPRRSVITVNPQGSPPLDDQPVSLQQRAAEASVSNIAQDKAEAQIRQGLVGESGFPSVLRKISSFSSGEDTEKEDKLKQKATAPQILARVGSLENDCGPRDEVLPKALPSATKMSNFEDDFDDGDVFKAPQSFPRPAKQRVSIHPVQDEEDEEKATDAFVVNETCSTQTFNFFIKSQSVSTPKHLRKSQGACLQEQELPAPRTLMSPPTPPTENENQLNMTPANTLFPPKQLSIIMELTETNTVSSGTKSTAETHDFDSESSKSNYTTKPSSLEQYPMLDPILEVSAAQKSREAGRQSPQVNRDVMKMTDEEAMPALMMSMKVFEDKTETVPKMLLTKLGSNPPPSTNDDDYATLFTTTPTKASQFLADKVNPSAVNESMTFSKLSEITLPRLESGKIVSKFVPAKESVQQGWHEASLKKDGMNVDDCGLANDSITFSKLKDLTNPGGLMDKGKKQVEPSEQRQKVFGDGSFDDKSLLEAFETSLGSKHLRNFNPSAAKFETSDIKLEFKEPAMPNVPSENLTMSTMNLIGAKNSSISEVPFFPSTSQIQESSVHIKQEPFEAVSGGKIVNFRSSSTSSQASLVPQTPQTHEASAHGERGLGDSICAGKSNSHHGSSSSVQERSILSRFAEISRRQSEKEQMGVVSMKNQSVVWFHGQDSNSRPSAIVKQETGATGIFSELKTKPTDLGRSIYVKRTPETRKVHCQDWSYDEEISEDNHFVHANVDLDQTRILITDKINQNVNPFDRELIKAFLDNIEISSFIEKLPTCTMVNRVRPLQKGSSVTVANVNFDVLKTVGEGSYGSIFCAKERSTGNLFAIKQEKPANLWEYYICLELKSRINNDKMMRGFMDVEYALIGNNASLLFTEFSKYGSLIDVCYKVHAATGKNIDEFVVMVLASQLLLIMDHLHASKIIHADIKPDNFLLMSKLAHPSDTPSVQLIDFGVSIDLLSFLPKQTFNYVTRTEGFTCIEMLENRPWTYQPDLFGLAGTIHVLLFGKYMDVEKRHTGWNIKTHMPRYLNRSLWNSIFTTLLNIRDCDSMPNLQQLRVMLGEEIVENEKHVQDKIREFNLAIER, encoded by the exons ATGGATTTAGACGGAGCCAAGGAGAATATAATGCCATTGGCTTGCGGGCGCAATGTGCGATATCTGCAGACGGCATTGAGTGCCGAAAACGATCATGAACTGATGGCGgaattacaaaaacaaagacAAGATTTCGAAAAAGCAATTCACGAATATGAGGGTGACGATCCTTTAGAGTTGTGGTTCAATTATATTCAATGGATTGAACAAAGCTATCCGAGTGGCGGAAAGGAGAATGGCTTGTTCGAAGTGCTTCAGCAATGTCTTGGCAAATTTGAATGCGACGAGAAGTATTTTCAGGATCGCAGGATGATCAAGCTCTGGATCAAATAT CTCGACAACCAAAAGGATCCTCAGGAATTCTACCAAACGCTATACAACCAAGGCATCGGGACCATGGTCGCTGATCTTTACATTTGTTGGGCTTATTATTATGATCTGTGCGGGAACTTTGCCAAGGCCGATGAGATATTTCGCAAGGGAGTGGATGCAAGAGCTCAACCGTTCGATGAGTTGGAACAGGCACATAAACATTTTGGTTTCACGATGTCGCAACGGCTCTTGTACAAGGACGAGGAGTCGAATTTGCAATTTATGTCGTCCTTGCAGGAGAGAAGACATGCATTGACATCTTTGAGGACACATAAAAAGAATGTGGGCAGCATTAGGACGGGAGCGGCGGTGAAGAGCTTCAATCCGGGCAAAGTTGAG CTTGCTTCGAAAACTCCAGTTCAGCGAAGCAATGTGGCCATCAAAGTGTTCGATGATCAAAATCACGATCCGAATGCCGTTGAACCATCTACATCTGCTCCACCAACCGAGGAACATCCAATGTCCCAGTCACTTGTACGGAGTATTATTGATAGCACACGTAAGCAAGAGAATATTCGCGAACCGGGGCCCTGGTCCAAAGCTCGATTGAATAAGAAACGTTCTGTATGCTTACTCGGCTCTGGTAGTCATCACGAACCAGGATTTGAGATATTGGAAGATGATAACGCTGAATATCGAGCCCCATTACCAAAAGGCGatgttaatttttcaaaaggtATCCAATTGCCACCTGACTTTGTGCGTCAAAATGTACCACTCCCGAAGTGGGAAGTGCCCCCGACTCTCGATACGGATGGAGTGCGAGCAAATATATATCCATGTTATGAGAAAACCCAATTGTATCCCAAGGAGAATGAGGTGTATTGCCCGGAAGAGTACAggggttggtgttggtttaaaAAACGAGGAATATCCAATCAGTTTACACAAAAACACGATCATATTTGGACGCCTAACTTGGATTATGGATTTCATTTGTATCCGAACTTCTGTAAAAAGAATCTTGAACAGACGGAATTCTCCACAAAAAGATTTGTACAAGATGAGGACATTTCAGCTAATCATAATTTCACATTTGCCTTCAAAGAAGTCTATCCGGATGATAGCACCGAGGAATTTTCGTTTGAGGAAATACTTTGGAAAAAAGTTCGGGAAGGAAAAAGAAAGCTGCAATTAAATACGGATGAGACTATTCTCATGGCAGAAGATTTGGATGAAACTCAGTGCGTTGCTGGCGCGGCCCCTCGAGACCGTCGAAGTTTGTTCCCATCGAGGAGATCAGTTTTGCCAAAAATGATGGCTCCTATTGTCGAGGCTCCTGTACAGCCACGAAGAAGCGTTATAACGGTGAATCCGCAAGGAAGTCCACCACTTGATGACCAGCCGGTTTCGCTCCAGCAACGTGCAGCAGAGGCATCCGTTTCGAATATTGCCCAAGATAAAGCGGAAGCTCAGATAAGACAgggacttgttggtgaaagcgGATTTCCATCGGTGCTTCGGAAAATAAGCAGCTTCAGCAGTGGCGAAGATACCGAAAAGGAGGATAAATTGAAGCAGAAGGCAACGGCCCCGCAAATATTAGCAAGAGTTGGTAGTTTGGAAAATGATTGCGGCCCGCGTGATGAAGTTTTACCGAAGGCATTGCCTAGTGCCACCAAAATGAGTAATTTTGAAGATGATTTTGATGATGGAGATGTATTCAAGGCACCACAAAGCTTCCCGCGGCCGGCGAAACAAAGAGTTTCTATCCATCCCGTCCAAGATGAGGAGGACGAGGAGAAGGCGACGGACGCATTTGTCGTTAACGAAACTTGTTCCACGCAAACATTTAACTTTTTCATAAAATCTCAATCGGTAAGTACGCCAAAGCATTTGCGGAAGTCACAAGGTGCATGCTTGCAAGAGCAGGAGCTCCCAGCACCCAGAACATTAATGTCACCTCCAACACCACCCActgaaaatgaaaaccaattGAATATGACTCCAGCAAACACTCTTTTTCCGCCGAAACAATTGTCCATTATAATGGAATTGACTGAGACCAACACAGTGTCGTCCGGTACGAAATCAACGGCTGAAACTCATGATTTTGATTCGGAGTCATCAAAGTCGAATTACACGACGAAACCATCGAGTTTAGAGCAATATCCTATGTTGGATCCCATTCTTGAGGTGTCAGCTGCCCAGAAATCAAGGGAAGCAGGTCGACAATCGCCACAAGTGAATCGAGATGTGATGAAAATGACCGATGAAGAAGCAATGCCTGCTCTTATGATGTCTATGAAAGTTTTCGAAGATAAGACGGAGACGGTCCCGAAGATGTTGTTAACTAAACTTGGAAGTAATCCACCGCCGTCAactaatgatgatgattatgcgACTTTATTTACCACGACTCCTACAAAAGCTAGTCAGTTCTTGGCAGACAAGGTTAATCCGTCTGCGGTAAACGAATCAATGACTTTCTCTAAATTATCCGAGATAACTTTGCCAAGACTGGAATCCGGAAAgattgtttcaaaatttgttcCAGCGAAAGAATCAGTGCAACAAGGTTGGCATGAAGCAAGCTTGAAAAAGGACGGAATGAACGTAGATGATTGCGGTCTGGCAAATGATTCGATCACGTTCTCGAAGTTGAAAGATCTCACCAATCCTGGTGGCTTGATGGATAAGGGTAAAAAGCAAGTTGAACCTAGTGAACAGCGGCAGAAAGTGTTTGGAGATGGGAGTTTCGACGATAAGTCACTTCTGGAAGCTTTCGAAACTTCACTAGGATCAAAACATTTGAGAAATTTCAACCCTTCCGCGGCAAAATTTGAGACTAGCGACATTAAGCTGGAATTCAAGGAGCCTGCTATGCCCAATGTGCCATCTGAAAATCTGACTATGTCGACAATGAATCTAATTGGCGCGAAAAACTCCTCAATTTCAGAGGTTCCATTTTTTCCGAGCACATCGCAGATTCAGGAATCGTCAGTGCATATAAAACAGGAACCATTTGAAGCTGTCTCAGGTGGAAAGATTGTCAATTTTAGGAGTAGTTCGACATCGTCTCAAGCTTCTTTGGTACCGCAAACTCCTCAAACTCACGAAGCGTCTGCTCATGGTGAGAGAGGACTAGGCGACAGCATTTGCGCTGGGAAGTCTAACAGCCATCACGGTAGCTCCTCATCCGTCCAGGAACGATCAATATTGAGTCGATTTGCTGAAATCTCCCGTCGTCAATCGGAAAAA GAACAAATGGGCGTAGTGTCAATGAAAAACCAGTCGGTTGTGTGGTTTCACGGACAAGATTCGAATTCAAGACCTAGTGCCATTGTGAAGCAAGAAACAGGGGCGACAGGCATTTTTTCCGAGTTAAAAACCAAACCTACAGATTTGGGTCGAAGTATTTATGTAAAAAGGACCCCTGAAACTAGGAAAGTTCATTGTCAGGATTGGTCGTATGATGAGGAAATATCCGAGGACAATCATTTCGTTCACGCTAACGTCGATTTAGACCAGACGAGGATTCTGATCACGgataaaatcaatcaaaatgtTAATCCATTCGATCGAGAGTTAATTAAAGCCTTTTTAGATAATATCGAAATTAGTTCGTTTATAGAAAAGTTGCCAACTTGCACGATGGTGAATAGAGTGAGACCTTTGCAAAAGGGTAGCTCGGTGACTGTGGCAAATGTTAATTTTGATGTATTAAAAACGGTGGGAGAAGGGAGCTACGGTAGCATTTTTTG TGCCAAAGAACGATCGACCGGAAATTTGTTTGCTATTAAACAGGAGAAACCAGCGAACCTTTGGGAGTACTACATTTGCttagaattgaagtcacgtatTAATAACGACAAAATG ATGCGCGGATTTATGGATGTCGAATATGCTTTGATTGGAAACAATGCCAGCTTGTTGTTCACGGAGTTTTCGAAATACGGGTCGTTGATTGATGTCTGCTATAAAGTCCACGCTGCGACTGGAAAAAACATTGACGAGTTTGTTGTGATGGTTCTTGCGAGCCAGCTGTTGCTGATTATGGATCATCTGCACGCCTCGAAGATTATTCACGCTGATATTAAGCCAGATAACTTCCTGTTAATGTCGAA